One Lactobacillus sp. CBA3606 DNA segment encodes these proteins:
- a CDS encoding GntR family transcriptional regulator has protein sequence MTKNTFETIYQTLKDRILQGTYSIKMRLPIEDDLITEFDSSRYAVRKAIKKLADEGLVYSVKGRGVVLLEHTSQTQQFNLSLGKLTGIQAINADRHLDYQTKLVSFKQIIVDQTLSRQTAFEVGIPVYAIQRVRQFNGTAAVIDLNYFNAQLTPGITAEIAQASIYDYLQNELKIKIAVVKRMLRVDTALAIDFDQLALGTNNCVGNMISIGFNDAGRQFEYTESHFIPNEFVFTQLIRN, from the coding sequence TTGACTAAAAATACTTTTGAAACAATCTATCAAACATTGAAAGACCGCATTTTACAAGGAACCTATAGCATTAAAATGCGACTCCCCATCGAAGACGACTTAATCACTGAATTCGATAGTAGTCGCTACGCCGTCCGCAAAGCCATCAAAAAACTTGCTGATGAAGGCTTGGTTTATAGCGTCAAAGGACGCGGCGTCGTCTTATTAGAACATACCTCACAAACACAACAGTTCAATCTTAGTTTGGGAAAATTAACCGGCATTCAGGCCATCAACGCTGACCGTCACTTAGACTACCAAACCAAATTAGTGAGCTTCAAACAAATCATCGTTGATCAAACTTTAAGCCGGCAGACCGCTTTTGAAGTTGGCATTCCCGTCTATGCCATTCAACGGGTTCGCCAATTCAACGGGACCGCTGCCGTCATTGACTTGAACTATTTCAATGCGCAATTAACCCCCGGGATTACCGCTGAGATTGCGCAAGCTTCCATCTATGACTACTTACAAAATGAGCTAAAAATCAAAATTGCTGTCGTTAAACGCATGTTGCGCGTCGATACGGCCCTGGCTATTGATTTTGACCAACTTGCTTTAGGAACCAATAATTGTGTCGGCAATATGATTAGCATTGGTTTTAATGATGCTGGCCGTCAATTTGAATATACAGAATCTCACTTCATTCCAAACGAATTTGTGTTCACACAACTCATTCGTAATTAA
- a CDS encoding MucBP domain-containing protein → MRIKQLERFQKVQTHYRMYKTGKQWCTVIIVLAGGAFLSTTSLMQPVSAKAATTTTATVAPTSLTTSAKVEVQAPTTSAASQPASTATSTVASDATSSSTSTSGATTSAGSAAKTTATTTTSATSATSLTTSATSAASPTTSATTSSLTTHATATLASSTAATSSLTTTATMAPVSAPTSTATSSLTTSATTTMTNSTAATSNATSADATATSSATTAVPDATVVTFNDPGIEQAVQTGLGVTGPITVGDIRNFKGTTLAIGTDNDTLIVTGSLAGMQYLRYLPSTALIRLVTQYNTPNIDLTPLIDDHFSEVTIMVHDMAAVNLAPLEQIDPSAINEVQLIGSTVAATHDYQNNPDGMTNAQLAQIAPWLTKIDENSTYKSFNLNDNSLSDFSSLGKFTKMAYVVAIGQRLNVPIQVNFVIGQPGRFQATPITGFQGEALADRYENTWNNGATPVTETPLTNLGNGLFEIPTAYPAVPNANWFAYGFRGIANTLGNRADYININYPNNITFRYDSMIYQAAYWQKAPQVAIQYVDVDTDKLIQPTTVIPGKTIGEAYNFTANTVVPHYTLVPDDTSSPTGSYTQNPQLLTFSYRLTPVVAGGLTVSYVNAAGLPIAPATTIHGNVGDAYTSAPLKLTNYTAATLAANSAPASGTLALPAGTITYQYQGIPVQRTVQYVDTTTGQVLKTTTLTGPYQSQASYRPTTSIQAYTAAGYRLVASDYPTNGDIYAQPTATGNYLIALAHQVKTFQAGDQLPANLTLQRSITETVKYQYPDGRLAAPTVTQVVTFTRQAQVDQVTGAVTYSDWVAQMAPVVFSAQVSPAVSHYQAELPQVAAVPIDSTSPNVALTVTYQPATQPVPTTTGQVTVGYQVAGTTQTLRPSQTLTGPTTTMYQAAAPKFKGYQLVAGMAPIITGQYTSQPQQRVFSYVPVKVAATGTPTATVEPKVAIATAAPLVKLTPVVTAKSKLPQTSDAHQPALQWLGLSLLALTGFLGRFGIVKRRRRH, encoded by the coding sequence ATGCGAATCAAACAATTAGAACGCTTTCAAAAAGTGCAAACTCATTATCGAATGTATAAAACTGGAAAGCAGTGGTGCACAGTCATCATTGTTTTAGCTGGCGGGGCTTTTTTAAGTACGACTAGTTTAATGCAACCTGTCAGTGCTAAGGCGGCGACCACAACGACGGCTACCGTTGCGCCAACTAGTTTGACAACCAGTGCCAAGGTTGAGGTGCAGGCGCCAACAACGAGTGCCGCTAGTCAACCAGCGTCAACAGCGACATCGACTGTCGCCAGTGATGCCACTAGTTCGTCAACGAGTACTAGCGGTGCCACAACGAGTGCTGGTTCAGCCGCTAAGACGACAGCTACCACAACAACTAGTGCGACAAGTGCAACCAGTCTGACCACGAGTGCCACTTCAGCAGCCAGTCCGACCACTTCAGCGACAACGAGTAGTCTGACGACCCATGCGACGGCTACTTTGGCTAGCAGTACCGCCGCAACGAGTAGCTTGACGACGACTGCAACTATGGCACCAGTTAGTGCACCGACGTCCACGGCGACCAGTAGTTTAACGACTAGTGCCACAACCACGATGACTAATAGTACCGCCGCAACCAGCAATGCCACTAGCGCTGATGCGACAGCTACCAGTAGTGCGACGACTGCGGTGCCTGATGCGACCGTAGTCACGTTCAACGATCCTGGAATTGAACAAGCTGTTCAGACTGGATTAGGAGTTACCGGACCAATTACGGTAGGCGATATCCGTAATTTTAAAGGGACGACATTAGCAATCGGGACCGATAATGATACGTTAATAGTGACTGGCTCATTAGCTGGCATGCAGTATCTACGCTATTTGCCAAGTACGGCACTGATTAGACTCGTGACGCAATATAATACACCTAATATTGATTTAACACCGCTAATTGATGATCATTTTAGCGAAGTAACAATCATGGTGCATGATATGGCAGCTGTTAACTTAGCACCGCTAGAACAAATTGATCCTAGTGCTATTAATGAGGTGCAATTAATTGGATCGACTGTAGCGGCCACTCATGATTATCAGAATAATCCAGATGGGATGACGAATGCCCAATTGGCCCAGATCGCACCGTGGTTAACTAAAATTGATGAAAATTCAACTTATAAATCATTCAATCTTAATGATAATTCATTATCAGATTTTTCATCACTAGGCAAATTCACTAAGATGGCCTATGTCGTTGCGATTGGGCAACGGTTGAATGTGCCCATTCAGGTTAACTTTGTGATTGGGCAACCGGGACGTTTCCAGGCAACACCAATCACTGGTTTTCAAGGTGAAGCATTAGCTGATCGATATGAAAATACTTGGAATAATGGCGCAACCCCAGTGACTGAAACACCATTAACTAATTTAGGAAATGGTCTTTTCGAGATTCCAACGGCTTATCCCGCCGTTCCTAATGCTAATTGGTTTGCATATGGGTTTCGTGGGATTGCCAACACACTCGGAAATCGTGCCGATTATATTAACATTAACTATCCAAATAATATTACGTTCCGCTACGATAGTATGATTTATCAAGCGGCATACTGGCAAAAGGCGCCCCAAGTTGCGATTCAATATGTCGACGTTGATACGGATAAGCTGATTCAACCAACCACCGTGATTCCTGGCAAAACAATTGGTGAAGCTTATAATTTTACTGCGAATACGGTGGTGCCACATTATACATTGGTGCCGGATGACACCAGTTCGCCAACCGGAAGTTATACCCAGAATCCTCAGCTGTTAACGTTTAGTTATCGGTTAACACCGGTGGTTGCCGGGGGCTTAACGGTTAGCTATGTGAATGCGGCAGGGTTACCCATTGCGCCAGCGACGACGATTCATGGCAATGTTGGCGATGCGTATACCAGTGCGCCACTAAAGCTTACGAATTATACGGCTGCAACGTTAGCGGCTAATAGTGCACCAGCTAGTGGGACGTTAGCATTGCCAGCAGGGACGATCACCTATCAATATCAAGGAATCCCCGTGCAACGTACGGTTCAATATGTTGACACGACCACTGGTCAAGTCTTAAAGACAACCACGTTGACCGGGCCTTACCAAAGTCAAGCAAGTTACCGACCAACGACAAGCATTCAGGCTTATACGGCAGCTGGTTATCGGTTAGTGGCTAGTGATTATCCGACGAATGGTGATATTTATGCGCAACCAACGGCGACGGGGAATTACTTAATTGCTTTAGCGCATCAGGTGAAAACATTCCAAGCGGGCGATCAATTACCGGCTAATCTGACGTTGCAGCGTTCAATCACTGAAACCGTTAAATACCAGTATCCCGATGGCCGGTTAGCAGCACCAACTGTTACGCAAGTAGTGACATTTACACGGCAGGCGCAAGTTGATCAAGTTACCGGCGCCGTGACATATAGCGATTGGGTAGCTCAAATGGCGCCAGTTGTATTTTCAGCGCAAGTGTCACCGGCAGTCAGTCATTATCAAGCTGAATTACCACAAGTTGCTGCCGTTCCAATTGATAGCACTAGTCCAAATGTTGCATTGACGGTCACTTATCAACCAGCTACTCAACCGGTACCAACCACTACTGGTCAAGTGACGGTTGGCTATCAAGTAGCGGGGACGACCCAAACATTACGGCCAAGTCAAACGTTGACCGGACCGACGACTACGATGTATCAGGCTGCAGCACCTAAATTTAAAGGGTATCAGTTGGTTGCTGGCATGGCGCCAATCATAACCGGTCAGTATACGAGCCAACCGCAACAACGGGTCTTCAGTTATGTTCCCGTTAAGGTAGCGGCAACGGGAACGCCAACTGCAACGGTTGAACCTAAAGTGGCGATTGCAACGGCGGCACCACTGGTGAAATTAACGCCAGTGGTGACCGCAAAGTCCAAATTACCGCAAACGAGTGATGCCCATCAACCGGCGTTGCAGTGGTTGGGGTTGAGTTTGCTAGCGTTAACTGGATTCCTAGGACGTTTCGGGATTGTTAAGCGTCGTCGGCGTCACTAA
- the rsgA gene encoding ribosome small subunit-dependent GTPase A, whose product MKINLSQYGLTSRLKATAEQAPQQVIARVTAQHRELYQLMSATGELYAKVTGRFTYQTADVTELPAVGDWVLIDAGTVAPDVAMINQVLPRKSVLARMAVGNTSQGQLIAANLDTIFICMSLNADFNVRRVERYLTMAWDSGATPVIVLTKADLCTDLAAKLAELAEVSMGVDVIPYSATTEVGETEIRAYLGAGQTVALVGSSGVGKSTLINRLLGQDRLATKTIRADDDKGRHATTARQLLLLPTGGMVIDTPGMRELQLYTGDLAKTFEDITTLAAQCKFRNCTHTNEPGCAVQAAITAGDITSARFNSYQKLQREMAYEGLNSRQMEAQKIKRMFGSKREMKQMVRQFKKNK is encoded by the coding sequence TTGAAAATTAATTTAAGCCAATATGGGTTAACGTCACGTTTGAAAGCCACTGCTGAGCAAGCACCTCAGCAAGTAATCGCTCGGGTGACAGCGCAACATCGTGAGTTGTATCAACTGATGAGTGCAACCGGTGAATTGTATGCTAAAGTGACCGGCCGTTTCACTTATCAGACGGCGGATGTTACCGAGCTTCCAGCCGTTGGCGATTGGGTGCTGATTGATGCGGGCACCGTTGCGCCAGATGTTGCCATGATTAATCAAGTTTTACCACGAAAAAGTGTCTTAGCGCGGATGGCGGTTGGCAATACGTCACAGGGCCAGTTAATTGCGGCGAATCTCGACACGATTTTTATTTGTATGTCATTGAACGCTGATTTTAATGTTCGGCGCGTTGAGCGCTACTTAACAATGGCGTGGGATAGTGGGGCAACTCCGGTGATTGTCCTAACCAAAGCTGATTTATGCACGGATCTAGCAGCAAAATTAGCTGAGTTGGCTGAAGTTAGCATGGGCGTTGACGTTATTCCTTATTCAGCGACAACTGAGGTTGGGGAAACTGAGATTCGAGCCTATCTGGGCGCCGGTCAAACGGTAGCGTTAGTCGGGTCATCGGGAGTGGGAAAATCAACGCTGATTAATCGGCTATTAGGTCAGGACCGCTTGGCAACTAAGACGATTCGAGCAGATGATGATAAGGGGCGGCATGCGACGACTGCCCGACAATTATTATTATTACCGACTGGTGGAATGGTGATTGATACACCGGGCATGCGGGAATTGCAATTGTACACCGGTGACTTAGCGAAGACTTTTGAAGACATTACGACGTTGGCGGCGCAATGCAAATTCCGCAATTGTACCCATACTAACGAACCGGGCTGTGCAGTTCAGGCGGCGATAACAGCGGGCGATATAACGTCGGCCAGATTCAACAGTTATCAAAAGTTACAACGTGAAATGGCCTATGAAGGACTTAATTCTCGCCAAATGGAAGCCCAGAAAATTAAGCGGATGTTTGGGAGTAAGCGTGAAATGAAACAAATGGTGCGCCAGTTTAAAAAGAATAAGTAA
- a CDS encoding collagen-binding domain-containing protein, whose amino-acid sequence MESKQTHFKMYKIGRRWVFTCAVIAGLSGMAVTANADTMTSQATATSTITATTKTAVAAPTAVASDSSTKASVSTSSVASSSASSVSATSATSQTSLTSASQPTTTSASSATSSRAITTSVSSSATSPVASQATSSVATSASSMSVSSASAVVAASHQSVTTASALPATKTTVTPVANDAVQSGGTVTDDYPDLHNLLGVASQFHVFAREAELNAHTNGNIAVANLSGNVNFGTSIIEELLDKDISYIQNITTIANSSFVSAGDTRENKVIFGENVDVDVSNPNRPKVNGVDIDHLLAKEVYQDKTGNVYIDFDEEFAKLAALNVQLGEQSPVATYTNADFSDHNQRVIDVSDIAPDADGKIVINLAAEVLTTSTPLTITGLSADKDGQTVLINVATGGTAEYHVNSQIKVIYDDGTDRNNQETEDFGDNHLLWNFHDDTASDHLVTEMISIDRPFQGSVLAPMAEIVANQNLDGNIIANQVVVNAETHRWDLQDNTDNENDPDHPDYEKPVPPTIDVDLPTVEPETPDYEKPVPPTIDVDLPTVEPETPDYEKPVPPIIDTELPPVEPEEPDYETAVPPMIDVELPPVEPEEPDYETAVPPMIDVELPATDSEPDDVDEGPTSETTTEENAAAAVDEEAAELEDVTILTPTVEAELATEFENILVEPQADQLTDETVLLAKIDQLIKQAQTQSQSATRVAMLKRLVALRARVVTAMQAVNGPQLPQTNENQSQWVTILGMIGAILLSSVALWHHRN is encoded by the coding sequence ATGGAAAGTAAACAAACGCATTTTAAGATGTATAAAATTGGTCGTCGCTGGGTTTTTACATGTGCTGTGATTGCTGGATTAAGTGGAATGGCGGTTACTGCTAATGCTGACACAATGACTAGTCAGGCGACTGCAACTAGTACGATAACTGCGACGACTAAGACGGCCGTGGCGGCGCCAACTGCCGTTGCTAGTGATTCGAGTACCAAGGCCAGTGTGAGCACCAGTAGCGTTGCCAGTTCAAGTGCGAGTTCAGTAAGCGCAACGAGTGCAACCAGTCAGACAAGTCTGACCAGTGCCAGCCAACCAACAACAACGAGCGCAAGTTCAGCCACTAGTAGTCGTGCAATAACTACTTCAGTTTCGTCGTCGGCCACTAGTCCAGTAGCTAGCCAAGCCACCAGTAGTGTTGCGACCAGTGCTAGCAGTATGTCAGTTAGTAGCGCTAGTGCAGTTGTAGCGGCGAGTCATCAGTCCGTGACTACTGCGTCAGCGTTACCAGCGACTAAAACGACAGTCACACCGGTAGCCAATGATGCTGTTCAGTCCGGGGGGACGGTGACCGATGACTATCCAGATTTACATAATTTATTGGGTGTTGCTTCGCAGTTTCATGTCTTTGCGCGTGAAGCTGAATTAAATGCGCATACTAATGGGAATATTGCCGTCGCCAATCTATCGGGGAACGTTAATTTTGGGACGAGTATCATTGAAGAATTATTAGATAAAGATATTTCATATATTCAAAATATCACAACGATTGCGAATAGCTCCTTCGTCTCGGCCGGTGACACGCGGGAGAATAAAGTGATTTTTGGTGAAAATGTTGACGTTGATGTAAGCAATCCCAATCGGCCTAAGGTGAATGGGGTCGATATTGATCATTTGCTCGCTAAAGAAGTTTATCAAGACAAGACGGGAAATGTTTATATTGATTTTGACGAAGAATTTGCCAAGCTAGCAGCGTTGAATGTTCAGCTTGGTGAACAATCACCGGTAGCGACTTATACGAATGCTGATTTTTCAGATCATAATCAGCGGGTGATTGATGTCAGTGACATTGCACCAGATGCTGATGGCAAGATTGTCATTAATCTAGCGGCAGAAGTATTGACAACGAGTACACCGCTAACGATTACGGGATTGTCAGCGGATAAAGATGGGCAGACGGTGCTCATTAATGTGGCGACCGGTGGGACTGCTGAATATCATGTTAATTCACAGATTAAAGTGATTTATGATGATGGCACTGATCGCAATAATCAGGAAACTGAAGACTTTGGGGATAATCACTTGTTGTGGAACTTTCACGATGACACGGCTAGTGACCACTTAGTTACGGAGATGATTTCAATTGATCGTCCATTCCAAGGCAGCGTGTTAGCACCGATGGCCGAAATTGTCGCTAATCAAAATCTAGATGGGAACATAATTGCCAATCAGGTCGTCGTAAACGCTGAAACTCATCGGTGGGATTTACAAGATAATACCGATAATGAAAATGACCCTGATCATCCAGATTACGAGAAACCAGTGCCACCAACAATTGATGTTGACCTGCCAACGGTTGAACCAGAAACTCCGGATTACGAGAAACCGGTGCCACCAACGATTGATGTTGACCTGCCGACGGTTGAACCAGAAACCCCGGATTACGAGAAACCAGTGCCGCCAATTATCGATACCGAGTTACCACCGGTTGAACCAGAGGAACCAGACTATGAAACAGCTGTGCCACCAATGATTGACGTGGAATTACCACCGGTTGAACCAGAGGAACCAGACTATGAAACAGCCGTGCCACCAATGATTGACGTGGAATTACCGGCAACTGATTCTGAACCAGATGATGTTGATGAAGGGCCAACATCTGAAACCACGACGGAAGAGAATGCTGCAGCAGCGGTGGATGAGGAAGCTGCCGAATTAGAAGATGTCACGATTTTGACCCCAACAGTTGAGGCCGAATTAGCAACTGAGTTTGAAAATATTTTAGTTGAACCCCAAGCAGATCAACTGACTGATGAGACCGTATTGTTAGCGAAGATTGATCAATTAATTAAGCAAGCCCAAACGCAATCGCAGTCGGCAACGCGAGTAGCGATGTTAAAACGACTGGTTGCTTTACGAGCCCGGGTTGTGACCGCGATGCAAGCGGTGAATGGACCGCAGTTACCGCAAACTAACGAAAACCAATCACAATGGGTCACCATCCTTGGCATGATTGGTGCAATACTATTAAGTAGTGTCGCACTATGGCATCATCGTAATTAA